A section of the Clostridium omnivorum genome encodes:
- a CDS encoding BlaI/MecI/CopY family transcriptional regulator, whose product MKEYINITDAELQIMKVLWEKSPLTSSEIIEAVSKSTPWKPKTIHTLISRLVKKGGISASRFSSHYQYAPLISKEELTNHETKSFLEKLYDGSIHLLVSNFLKEESFSDEEIEELKRLLEEKNK is encoded by the coding sequence ATGAAAGAATACATAAATATTACAGATGCCGAGCTTCAGATAATGAAGGTTTTATGGGAGAAATCTCCTCTTACTTCCTCAGAAATAATTGAAGCTGTTTCTAAAAGTACACCCTGGAAGCCAAAGACAATTCATACTTTAATAAGTCGTTTAGTAAAAAAAGGGGGTATCTCAGCAAGCAGGTTTTCCTCCCATTACCAATATGCCCCACTTATATCAAAAGAGGAACTGACTAATCACGAAACAAAGTCGTTTTTAGAAAAACTCTATGACGGTTCCATTCACTTACTTGTATCTAATTTCCTTAAAGAAGAAAGTTTTTCAGATGAAGAAATTGAAGAGTTAAAACGCCTGTTGGAAGAGAAAAATAAATAG
- the rocF gene encoding arginase translates to MSINIIGMPMNHGAAKKGSNFGPDKFREMEIEQLLKEMDYDVCDLGDIEVAKVSDEHIYRCDQKLKFYDVVIDANTKLAFKVYDSISKGNFPLVLGGDHSLGIGSIAGVSKKIKNLGVVWIDAHGDLNTHETTFTGNIHGMPLAASIGQGPDKLVNLFEHRIKIKPENIVHIAGRDLDPGEVDIIKDCSINAYTMDKIKKQGIDKVLEESIAYLKDKVDAIHVSFDIDAVDSSFVPGTGTPVADGLTVDEAKKVLSAFASSGMMVSLDFVELNPLLDNNDETANISVDLLKCVFENYNSSIKNQLMLG, encoded by the coding sequence ATGTCAATAAACATCATAGGAATGCCTATGAACCACGGAGCAGCAAAAAAAGGGAGTAATTTCGGCCCTGATAAATTTAGAGAAATGGAAATTGAACAATTATTAAAAGAAATGGATTATGATGTATGCGACCTTGGAGATATTGAGGTTGCAAAAGTTAGTGATGAGCATATTTACAGATGTGATCAAAAATTAAAGTTCTACGATGTAGTAATAGATGCAAACACGAAGCTTGCTTTTAAAGTGTATGACTCTATATCAAAGGGTAATTTTCCGTTAGTACTTGGTGGTGACCACAGCTTAGGTATTGGAAGCATCGCAGGAGTAAGTAAAAAAATAAAAAATCTTGGTGTGGTTTGGATTGACGCACACGGGGATTTAAACACCCACGAAACTACTTTTACAGGAAATATTCACGGCATGCCTCTGGCTGCATCAATTGGACAAGGACCAGATAAATTGGTCAATCTGTTTGAACATAGAATAAAAATAAAACCTGAAAATATTGTGCACATAGCTGGTAGAGATCTAGACCCTGGCGAGGTTGATATAATTAAAGATTGCAGTATTAACGCCTATACTATGGACAAGATTAAAAAGCAAGGAATAGACAAAGTGCTTGAGGAAAGCATAGCTTATCTTAAAGATAAAGTTGATGCAATACATGTGAGCTTTGACATAGATGCTGTGGATTCAAGCTTTGTTCCAGGAACAGGCACTCCTGTTGCTGATGGATTAACAGTTGATGAAGCTAAAAAGGTACTTAGTGCTTTTGCTTCTTCCGGAATGATGGTATCCCTTGATTTTGTTGAGCTTAACCCACTTCTTGACAATAATGATGAAACTGCAAATATATCGGTAGATCTACTAAAATGTGTTTTTGAAAATTATAATTCTTCTATAAAAAATCAATTAATGCTTGGATAA